Proteins found in one Pseudomonadota bacterium genomic segment:
- a CDS encoding GNAT family N-acetyltransferase: protein MTTQTLNIRSASHDDVEACFALYREVQEIHVAARPDLFKPPELDDSFRHLIGDAIDAEHKGILLAWHNTVAVGMAIYEFTRLDPTGVYLIDRPILWLESVVVSPDYRGKGCGKAMMDLLKSLAAENGVETLALEAWRFNQAAQIWFERQGFATHSNTMMAVIGDD, encoded by the coding sequence ATGACCACGCAAACGCTCAACATCCGCTCGGCAAGCCATGACGATGTCGAAGCCTGTTTCGCGTTGTACCGCGAGGTGCAGGAGATCCACGTCGCCGCACGTCCCGATCTCTTCAAGCCGCCGGAACTAGACGACAGCTTCAGGCACCTGATCGGCGATGCAATCGATGCCGAGCACAAAGGCATCCTGCTCGCCTGGCACAACACGGTCGCGGTCGGCATGGCGATCTATGAGTTCACGCGCCTGGACCCGACCGGCGTCTACCTGATCGACCGGCCGATCCTTTGGCTGGAGTCTGTCGTCGTCTCACCCGATTACCGTGGAAAAGGGTGCGGCAAGGCGATGATGGATCTCTTGAAGAGTCTTGCTGCCGAAAACGGTGTCGAGACACTGGCTTTGGAAGCCTGGCGCTTCAATCAGGCGGCGCAGATCTGGTTCGAACGTCAGGGTTTCGCCACACACAGCAACACGATGATGGCCGTTATCGGCGACGATTAG
- a CDS encoding esterase-like activity of phytase family protein, whose translation MVTTLTRLSRTTKSLAVTSLCVLSLTLAGIVACAQEPTGEENVTTATLDRDDPERRSFGELTLLAGFELELDNPDFGGLSGLDVTDDGSRLVAVSDRGWWVTADLTQDDSGKLLSIENLSIQPMFDVDGSPLADRAGGDSVRWRDAEDLARTTDGGYYVTFEREHRLWRYDTIDALPYAIELPGEVAALRSNGGLESVALLPDGRPLVFAEESRGDDQVIDGWLLENGAWRKLAYQGHDDFSVTGMAGLGDGSLIVLERWFMEPAFLSIRLRRIAPEMLEADAIIDPPVLAAFSNALLIDNFEGIAVRPAPDGSGYLLYIVSDDNFIFTQRTLLYQFHLAVS comes from the coding sequence ATGGTCACGACGTTAACGCGCCTTTCGCGCACCACCAAGTCGTTGGCGGTCACAAGCCTGTGCGTTCTGTCGTTGACGCTGGCCGGCATCGTAGCGTGCGCGCAGGAGCCGACCGGCGAGGAGAACGTGACCACGGCAACCTTGGATCGCGACGATCCGGAACGCCGGTCCTTTGGTGAACTGACCCTGCTGGCAGGCTTCGAGCTAGAGCTCGACAACCCGGACTTCGGCGGCCTCTCCGGCCTGGACGTTACCGATGACGGTTCCCGTCTTGTCGCCGTCAGCGATCGCGGCTGGTGGGTCACCGCCGATCTGACACAGGACGACAGCGGTAAACTGCTTTCCATCGAGAACCTGTCGATCCAACCGATGTTCGACGTCGACGGCTCGCCGCTTGCCGACCGCGCGGGCGGCGACTCCGTACGCTGGCGCGACGCCGAGGATCTGGCGCGCACAACCGACGGCGGCTACTACGTCACCTTCGAGCGCGAGCATCGCCTGTGGCGTTACGACACCATCGACGCCCTGCCCTATGCCATCGAACTGCCGGGCGAGGTTGCGGCGCTCAGGTCCAATGGCGGCCTTGAGTCCGTCGCCTTGTTGCCCGACGGACGGCCTCTGGTATTCGCAGAGGAGTCCCGGGGCGACGATCAGGTCATCGACGGATGGCTGTTGGAGAACGGTGCCTGGCGAAAGCTCGCCTACCAGGGCCACGATGATTTCAGCGTCACCGGCATGGCGGGATTGGGCGATGGCAGCCTGATTGTTCTGGAGCGCTGGTTCATGGAACCGGCGTTCCTCAGCATCCGCCTGCGTCGGATCGCACCGGAGATGCTGGAAGCAGACGCCATCATCGATCCGCCGGTCCTTGCGGCGTTCAGCAACGCCCTCTTGATCGACAATTTTGAGGGGATCGCCGTGAGACCGGCGCCGGACGGCAGCGGCTACTTGCTCTATATCGTCTCCGACGACAACTTCATCTTCACCCAGCGAACGCTGCTTTATCAGTTTCATCTGGCGGTATCATGA
- a CDS encoding dienelactone hydrolase family protein, with protein MLARRDVLSQAITAPLAATSLAAVLADPKLARAAAESLETVTIATPGGKQVNAAFGAPAQTPAPSILLIHEWWGLNDQIKAVGADLVGHGYSTLSVDLYDGKVADNPDDARAHMNAVDAAEANETLGAWTDWLRARDDTTGKIGTVGWCFGGGWSLNASLDRPIDATVIYYGNVAKSAAELAPLSGPVIGHFATKDQWINKPMVDGFEVAMAEAGKSLSAYWYEAEHAFANPTRASYDEADAALAWQRTMEFYGTNLR; from the coding sequence ATGCTTGCCCGACGCGACGTTCTTAGCCAAGCGATCACCGCGCCTCTTGCCGCCACAAGCCTGGCGGCCGTTCTCGCCGACCCCAAGCTTGCCCGCGCCGCCGCCGAATCGCTGGAGACTGTGACGATCGCGACGCCCGGTGGCAAGCAGGTCAACGCCGCCTTCGGCGCGCCTGCCCAGACACCGGCGCCGTCGATCCTGCTGATCCACGAGTGGTGGGGTCTGAACGATCAGATCAAGGCGGTCGGTGCCGACCTGGTCGGTCATGGCTATTCGACGCTGTCGGTCGACCTCTATGACGGCAAGGTCGCCGACAACCCCGACGACGCGCGCGCGCATATGAATGCCGTCGACGCGGCCGAAGCCAACGAAACGCTGGGCGCCTGGACCGACTGGCTGCGCGCGCGCGACGACACCACAGGCAAGATCGGCACGGTCGGCTGGTGTTTCGGCGGCGGATGGTCGCTCAACGCCTCGCTTGACCGGCCAATCGACGCCACGGTCATCTATTACGGCAACGTCGCGAAGTCGGCGGCCGAACTGGCGCCGCTCTCAGGCCCGGTCATCGGCCATTTCGCGACCAAGGACCAATGGATCAACAAACCCATGGTCGACGGTTTCGAAGTGGCGATGGCCGAGGCCGGCAAGTCGCTGAGCGCCTACTGGTATGAGGCCGAGCACGCCTTCGCCAACCCGACCCGCGCCAGCTATGACGAGGCCGACGCGGCGCTCGCCTGGCAGCGGACCATGGAGTTCTACGGCACCAATCTGCGCTGA
- a CDS encoding FAD-dependent oxidoreductase has protein sequence MTLTHIRKSAITRRHLLGTGIAAAAVLPFAARADLPTNPDVVVIGAGAAGLAATRTLMERGVSVALVEAGDRIGGRAYTETETFGVPFDHGAHWLNHGTRNFFNGYAKENGFDIYTDPDSYRVFIGDREASSSEVNALWQTWGLMDDEIGEAAERGLDVAPTTVTSMNLEWSNTVAFGIGPWDMAKDFDDFSTLDYWETVEGGTSWFCRQGYGAVVAHYGAGVPVSLDTAVSRIGWGGSGVTVETNRGTIEAKAVIVTVSTGVLGAGHITFDPVLPVEKQESFNAISMGLYNHITLQFSEDVFGGGPDGYLMFQVGDDMRAFGGLTNISGSGISYCDVGGSFAQELERAGDAAAVDFAMGKLKEMLGSDIEKAFMKSHVTTWGQDPLFLGSYAAAEPGAYPMRAILREPVGDRIFFAGEACSPAVWAFVDGAYETGVDVGRQVAGEVT, from the coding sequence ATGACACTAACTCACATTCGCAAATCTGCCATTACCCGGCGTCATTTGCTAGGAACCGGTATCGCTGCGGCCGCCGTGCTGCCATTCGCCGCACGGGCCGACCTGCCGACCAATCCCGACGTGGTCGTGATCGGTGCCGGCGCCGCGGGCCTGGCTGCCACGCGCACCCTGATGGAACGCGGCGTTTCCGTCGCCCTGGTCGAGGCCGGCGATCGCATCGGCGGACGCGCCTATACGGAGACCGAGACCTTCGGCGTTCCCTTCGACCACGGCGCCCACTGGCTGAACCACGGTACGCGCAACTTCTTCAACGGCTATGCCAAAGAGAACGGTTTCGACATCTATACCGACCCCGACAGCTACCGTGTCTTTATCGGCGACCGCGAAGCCTCGTCGAGCGAGGTCAATGCACTTTGGCAAACCTGGGGCCTGATGGACGACGAAATCGGCGAAGCCGCCGAAAGAGGCCTCGACGTCGCCCCAACGACGGTGACCTCGATGAACCTTGAATGGTCGAACACCGTCGCCTTCGGTATCGGCCCCTGGGACATGGCCAAGGACTTCGACGACTTTTCCACACTCGACTATTGGGAGACGGTCGAAGGCGGCACCAGCTGGTTCTGCCGCCAAGGTTACGGCGCCGTCGTCGCCCACTACGGCGCCGGCGTGCCGGTTTCGCTCGATACGGCGGTCAGCCGGATCGGCTGGGGCGGTTCGGGCGTCACGGTCGAGACAAACCGCGGAACAATCGAGGCCAAGGCCGTCATCGTTACCGTCTCGACCGGAGTCCTGGGCGCCGGTCACATCACCTTCGATCCGGTGTTGCCGGTCGAGAAGCAGGAATCCTTCAATGCAATCTCGATGGGCCTTTACAACCACATCACGCTTCAGTTCTCCGAGGACGTCTTCGGTGGCGGGCCGGACGGCTACCTGATGTTCCAGGTCGGCGACGACATGCGGGCCTTCGGCGGACTGACCAACATCAGCGGCAGCGGCATTTCCTATTGCGATGTCGGTGGATCGTTCGCCCAAGAGCTGGAACGGGCCGGCGATGCCGCGGCCGTCGATTTCGCCATGGGCAAGCTGAAGGAAATGCTTGGCTCGGATATCGAAAAGGCGTTCATGAAGAGCCATGTGACAACGTGGGGCCAGGACCCGCTCTTCCTCGGCTCCTATGCCGCGGCCGAGCCCGGAGCGTACCCGATGCGCGCAATCCTGCGCGAGCCGGTTGGTGACCGCATCTTCTTCGCCGGGGAAGCCTGCAGCCCGGCAGTCTGGGCCTTTGTCGACGGCGCGTACGAGACGGGCGTCGATGTGGGGCGTCAGGTGGCCGGCGAGGTCACCTGA
- a CDS encoding TetR/AcrR family transcriptional regulator C-terminal domain-containing protein: protein MSQRGTLSRQRIVEAAIDMLDRGGASQFSMRKLAGAMGVDPMALYHHVPNRAALMNSVIETVISECELPEPNGSWQERVSDICHAFRALAHRHPGVILVFATFEDWVPSEHRLGEAMYAALRTGGFSPKATVRSSRMLLAYTENFSCWELTDWIAPYSPEERTKLIESLSKGDFPLTTELVDQIADVDPDAEFAFGLDVVIRGLEAEAGTKG, encoded by the coding sequence ATGAGTCAACGCGGAACCCTGTCGCGCCAGCGTATTGTCGAGGCGGCGATCGATATGCTCGATCGTGGCGGCGCGTCGCAGTTCAGCATGCGCAAGCTGGCCGGCGCGATGGGGGTCGACCCGATGGCGCTCTATCATCACGTGCCGAACCGCGCGGCACTGATGAACAGCGTCATCGAAACGGTCATCAGCGAGTGCGAGTTGCCTGAGCCCAACGGTTCGTGGCAAGAGCGGGTCAGCGACATCTGCCATGCTTTCCGTGCGTTGGCGCACCGCCATCCCGGCGTCATTCTTGTGTTCGCGACTTTCGAGGACTGGGTGCCCAGCGAACACCGGCTGGGCGAGGCGATGTACGCCGCGCTGCGCACTGGCGGTTTCTCGCCCAAGGCAACCGTGCGCTCATCGCGCATGCTGCTGGCCTATACGGAGAACTTCTCGTGCTGGGAGCTGACCGACTGGATCGCGCCCTATAGCCCGGAAGAGCGCACCAAGCTGATCGAGAGCCTGTCGAAAGGCGACTTCCCGCTGACCACCGAACTGGTCGACCAGATCGCCGATGTCGACCCCGACGCCGAGTTCGCCTTCGGCCTCGACGTCGTCATCCGCGGCCTGGAGGCGGAGGCGGGGACCAAGGGCTGA
- the cobT gene encoding cobaltochelatase subunit CobT produces the protein MSRDENSVEPFKRVLVGTMRAISRDAELEVSFGVQDPSAAGHNAQLTQPPRDLDVAAVTRSRGESDALALKLRHHDPATHAKRQPSGEIGRAIYDAVEQARCESLGARRMKGVRDNLSVVIEDRCRAKGMHQIESQEDAALSDIIGLMVRERMTGEKPPPSAAKAVDMSRKWVEHKVGAELDELARSCRNQEHFADVLRGLIKHLDLADEETDQASEQSDSQSQDENSDPDQAEGEAEGESSESGADDQAEADGMDDQMAEDDSMAADSADADDEDMMPAGSDDTDPSGRMRRPDGTFGNRREPYYHAYTNEFDEVVGADELCDPEELARLRGQLDQQIQHLRGVTSRLANRLQRKLMAQQNRSWEFDLEEGILDTARLTRIVVDPLMPLSFKVEHETEFRDTVVTLLIDNSGSMRGRPIGIAAMSADILAQTLERCGVKVEILGFTTRTWKGGRSREKWLSDGKLANPGRLNDLRHIVYKAADAPWRRARKSLGLMLREGLLKENIDGEALLWAHERLVTRPEQRRILMVISDGAPVDDSTLSVNAGNYLERHLRDVINWIEMMSPVELIAIGIGHDVTRYYRRAVTLVDVEQLGGTMLNELAALFDEEPTGMRRASGRGRAA, from the coding sequence TTGTCACGGGACGAGAACAGCGTCGAACCATTCAAGCGGGTCCTGGTCGGCACCATGCGGGCGATTTCGCGCGACGCCGAACTGGAGGTTAGCTTCGGCGTCCAGGATCCTTCCGCTGCCGGCCACAACGCGCAATTGACCCAGCCGCCACGTGATCTGGACGTTGCGGCTGTCACGCGCTCGCGCGGCGAGTCCGACGCGCTGGCACTGAAGCTGCGTCACCACGATCCCGCGACCCACGCCAAGCGCCAGCCCAGCGGCGAGATCGGCCGCGCCATTTATGACGCCGTCGAACAGGCACGCTGCGAGAGCCTCGGCGCGCGGCGCATGAAGGGCGTGCGCGATAACCTCTCGGTCGTGATCGAGGACCGCTGCCGCGCCAAGGGCATGCACCAGATCGAGAGCCAGGAGGATGCCGCGCTATCGGACATCATCGGGCTGATGGTCCGCGAACGCATGACCGGCGAGAAACCGCCGCCGTCGGCCGCCAAGGCGGTCGACATGTCGCGCAAGTGGGTCGAGCACAAGGTCGGCGCCGAGCTCGACGAACTCGCGCGTTCGTGCCGCAACCAGGAACACTTCGCTGACGTTTTGCGCGGCCTGATCAAGCACCTCGATCTGGCGGACGAGGAGACCGACCAGGCGTCCGAACAATCCGACAGCCAGTCCCAGGACGAGAACAGCGATCCCGATCAGGCCGAGGGCGAGGCCGAAGGCGAGAGCAGCGAGTCAGGCGCCGACGATCAAGCGGAAGCCGACGGCATGGACGATCAGATGGCCGAGGATGACTCAATGGCCGCCGACTCCGCCGACGCGGACGACGAGGACATGATGCCGGCCGGCTCCGACGACACCGATCCGTCCGGGCGCATGCGCCGGCCCGACGGCACCTTTGGCAACCGCCGCGAGCCGTATTATCACGCCTACACCAACGAGTTTGACGAGGTCGTCGGCGCTGATGAACTGTGCGACCCCGAGGAACTGGCGCGTCTGCGCGGCCAGTTGGATCAGCAGATCCAGCACCTGCGCGGCGTCACCTCGCGCCTCGCCAACCGGCTGCAGCGCAAGCTGATGGCCCAGCAGAACAGGTCCTGGGAGTTTGACCTGGAGGAAGGCATCTTGGATACGGCGCGGCTCACCCGCATCGTCGTCGATCCCTTGATGCCCTTGAGCTTCAAGGTCGAGCACGAGACCGAGTTCCGCGATACCGTCGTGACGCTTCTGATCGACAACTCCGGTTCCATGCGCGGGCGCCCCATCGGCATCGCCGCCATGAGCGCCGACATCCTGGCCCAGACGCTGGAGCGCTGCGGCGTCAAGGTCGAGATCCTGGGCTTCACGACACGCACCTGGAAGGGCGGCAGGAGCCGCGAGAAGTGGCTGTCGGACGGCAAGCTCGCCAATCCTGGCCGTCTCAATGATCTCCGCCACATCGTCTACAAGGCCGCCGACGCGCCGTGGCGGCGCGCGAGGAAGAGCCTGGGCCTGATGCTGCGCGAGGGGCTGCTGAAAGAGAACATCGACGGCGAGGCCCTGCTCTGGGCCCACGAGCGTCTGGTCACCCGGCCCGAGCAGCGGCGCATCCTGATGGTCATCTCCGACGGCGCGCCGGTCGACGACTCCACGCTCTCGGTCAACGCCGGCAATTACCTGGAGCGCCACCTGCGCGACGTCATCAACTGGATCGAGATGATGTCGCCGGTCGAGCTGATCGCCATCGGCATCGGCCACGACGTCACCCGCTACTACCGCCGCGCCGTGACGCTCGTCGACGTCGAACAGCTGGGCGGCACCATGCTCAACGAACTCGCCGCCTTGTTCGACGAAGAACCCACCGGCATGCGCCGCGCAAGCGGGCGCGGGCGGGCGGCATAG
- the cobS gene encoding cobaltochelatase subunit CobS, translating to MAIETTESGLLPAGEPDIMVSVPQLFGIETDLQVPAYSEPTDHVPPVDESYVFDPETTLAILAGFSHNRRVMIQGYHGTGKSTHIEQVAARLNWPCVRVNLDSHISRIDLVGKDAIVLRDGKQVTEYREGILPWAIQHPVALVFDEYDAGRPDVMFVIQRVLEVSGKLTLLDQNKVIHPHSAFRLFSTANTVGLGDTTGLYHGTQQINQGQMDRWSLVATLNYLAHEEEEKIVLSKMPGLDSKEGQEQIKAMVAVADLTRGAFMAGDISTVMSPRTVITWAENAEIFNDLGFAFRVTFLNKCDETERPQIAEFYQRCFGKELPESVVAERA from the coding sequence ATGGCGATTGAGACCACCGAATCAGGGCTGCTGCCGGCCGGAGAGCCGGACATCATGGTGTCGGTCCCGCAGCTGTTCGGCATCGAAACCGACCTGCAGGTTCCCGCCTATTCGGAACCGACCGACCACGTGCCGCCGGTTGACGAAAGCTATGTCTTCGATCCGGAGACCACGCTCGCGATCCTGGCCGGCTTCTCCCACAACCGCCGGGTGATGATCCAGGGCTACCACGGCACCGGCAAATCGACCCATATCGAGCAGGTGGCAGCGCGCCTGAACTGGCCGTGCGTGCGCGTCAACCTGGACAGCCACATCAGCCGTATCGATCTGGTCGGCAAGGACGCCATCGTCCTGCGCGACGGCAAGCAGGTGACGGAGTATCGCGAAGGCATCCTGCCCTGGGCGATCCAGCATCCCGTCGCGCTCGTCTTCGACGAATACGACGCCGGTCGGCCCGACGTCATGTTTGTCATCCAGCGCGTCCTGGAGGTCTCCGGCAAATTGACCCTGCTCGACCAGAACAAGGTCATCCACCCGCATTCGGCATTCCGCCTGTTCTCGACCGCCAACACGGTCGGCCTGGGCGATACCACCGGCCTCTATCACGGCACCCAGCAGATCAACCAGGGTCAGATGGACCGCTGGAGCCTGGTCGCGACCCTGAACTATCTGGCGCACGAGGAAGAGGAAAAGATCGTACTGTCCAAGATGCCGGGGCTCGACAGCAAAGAAGGCCAGGAGCAGATCAAGGCCATGGTCGCGGTCGCCGATCTGACCCGCGGCGCCTTCATGGCCGGCGACATCTCGACCGTCATGTCGCCGCGTACCGTGATCACCTGGGCGGAGAACGCCGAGATCTTCAATGATCTGGGCTTCGCCTTCCGCGTCACTTTCCTCAACAAGTGCGACGAGACTGAGCGGCCGCAGATTGCCGAGTTCTATCAGCGCTGCTTCGGCAAGGAGTTGCCGGAATCGGTGGTCGCGGAACGCGCCTGA
- a CDS encoding DnaJ domain-containing protein codes for MSQAKPQIDINSVAPVDTETRRCSWAGCNEIGEFKAPLSRDNLRQYQYFCLEHIRQFNKAWNYFEGWSRDEIEAYQRADLYWHRRTWRPADREAFTRAWREAILNERIDDPYGFVDGEEAGGTNGRSDEERANSLPDERKAEIILKVEPGASEDHIKQRFKEEVKIHHPDANGGDKEAEERLRLVIWAYRLLSEKKQEI; via the coding sequence ATGAGCCAGGCCAAACCACAGATTGACATCAACTCGGTCGCCCCCGTCGACACGGAGACCAGGCGATGCAGCTGGGCCGGCTGTAACGAGATCGGCGAGTTCAAGGCGCCCTTGTCTCGCGACAATCTGCGGCAATACCAATACTTCTGCCTGGAGCACATCCGCCAGTTCAACAAGGCCTGGAACTACTTCGAGGGCTGGTCCCGCGACGAAATCGAGGCCTATCAGCGTGCCGACCTCTATTGGCACCGCAGAACCTGGCGCCCAGCCGACCGCGAGGCCTTCACGCGCGCCTGGCGCGAGGCAATTTTGAACGAGCGCATCGACGACCCCTATGGTTTTGTCGATGGCGAAGAGGCGGGCGGCACCAACGGACGCAGCGACGAAGAAAGGGCCAATTCCCTGCCCGACGAGCGCAAGGCCGAGATCATTTTGAAGGTCGAACCGGGCGCCTCAGAGGACCACATCAAGCAGCGGTTCAAAGAAGAGGTGAAAATCCACCATCCCGACGCCAACGGCGGCGACAAGGAGGCCGAAGAACGGCTTCGTCTGGTGATTTGGGCCTATCGCCTGTTAAGCGAAAAGAAACAGGAGATATGA
- a CDS encoding BolA family protein, whose amino-acid sequence MRVAQAIEQKLKAALSPEHLDIVDESHLHAGHAGARPEGESHFRVTIVAAQFRGLGRVQRQRMVYQALSEEMASDIHALALVTQTPEEASS is encoded by the coding sequence ATGCGCGTCGCGCAAGCCATTGAGCAAAAGCTGAAAGCGGCGCTGTCGCCTGAACATCTTGATATCGTTGATGAATCCCATCTTCACGCCGGTCATGCCGGTGCCCGGCCGGAAGGCGAAAGCCATTTCCGCGTCACGATTGTCGCCGCACAATTCCGCGGTCTCGGACGGGTTCAACGGCAACGGATGGTTTACCAAGCCTTATCGGAAGAAATGGCGAGCGACATTCATGCTCTGGCGCTCGTCACGCAAACGCCGGAAGAGGCGTCCAGTTAA
- a CDS encoding DUF2889 domain-containing protein produces MPLPEPAPRRLMHNRTIVCEGYERDDGLWDIEAHLTDVKTYGFDNRDRGRIEAGEPIHGMWLRLTLDEEFVVHDVQAAMDYTPFAICSHIAPTHKKLIGERIGTGWNRRVRALLGGTDGCTHMREMLGRMATVAIQTMYGKRSKKREEAEESGRKPFVIDGCHAWASDGPVVAHEYPDWFTGEPCKAASDETRPDSQGPT; encoded by the coding sequence AACCGCACCATCGTCTGTGAGGGCTATGAGCGCGATGACGGCCTGTGGGACATCGAAGCCCATCTGACGGACGTGAAGACCTATGGCTTCGACAACCGGGATCGCGGCCGGATCGAAGCCGGCGAACCGATCCATGGCATGTGGCTGCGCCTGACACTGGACGAAGAGTTCGTCGTTCACGATGTCCAGGCGGCCATGGATTACACGCCCTTTGCCATCTGCAGCCACATCGCGCCGACCCACAAGAAGCTGATCGGCGAGCGTATCGGCACCGGCTGGAACCGCCGCGTCCGCGCGCTGTTGGGCGGCACCGACGGTTGCACCCACATGCGCGAGATGCTGGGCCGCATGGCGACCGTGGCAATTCAGACGATGTACGGCAAACGCAGCAAGAAGCGCGAAGAGGCGGAAGAAAGCGGGCGCAAACCGTTCGTCATCGACGGTTGTCATGCCTGGGCGAGCGACGGACCTGTTGTCGCCCATGAGTATCCCGACTGGTTCACGGGCGAGCCCTGCAAGGCCGCCAGCGACGAAACCAGGCCGGACTCACAGGGACCGACTTAA